AACGGTGCTTACCATTAAAAAAGTGGCCCGTACCTATTCGCCATGGAGCTCAAAGATTTATGGTCTGAATAAATTTCCACGATAGTTCTTTCTGTTTAAGTCCTGAAATCATTTAAAAGTTTTAAAGAATGAAAAAATTTAAATTCACTATAAACGGCAATGTTTACGAGGTAGATATTCAATCTATTGAAGATAATATAGCCGAAATCGAAGTTAATGGTACTACCTATCAGGTTGAGGTTGATAAAATGGTTCAGTCAACCAAAACGCCAAAACTGGTAAGGTCGGTAAGTGTTCCTTCAACTGATTCGGAGCCCAGCATTGCCAAAACGTCAAGCCCGGCTACTCCCAAAGGAACCGGAAGCATTAAATCACCGCTGCCTGGCGTTATTCTTGATTTGCATGTACGCGAAGGCGATGCCGTTAAGGTTGGTCAGAAACTCATTACCCTTGAAGCTATGAAAATGGAAAACAACATCAATGCCGATAAGGAAGGTAAAGTGGTTTCGTTGAAAGTTCATAAAGGCGATTCTGTCATGGAAGGTGATGTTCTTATTGTAATAGGAGATTAAAGCATGGAACATTCCGGTAACTTTCTAACATTTATCTTAGAGCATCTTCAGCAGTTCTTTTCCTACACCGCTTTTGCAAATGTAACCGCAGGCCACCTGATTATGATTGGTGTTGGCCTTATCTTTATTTATCTTGCCATTGCCAAGGAATATGAACCTATGCTCCTGATTCCCATCGGATTTGGTATTTTGGTGGGAAATATCGCCTTTATGCCCGGTCTTAAAATTGGTATTTACGAATCGGGTAGTGTACTCAACTATTTGTATTTTGGTGTTTTGCAAGGAGTTTATCCTCCGTTGATTTTCCTGGGTATCGGAGCTATGACCGATTTTTCGGCCCTTATATCCAATCCCAAACTCATGTTGATTGGTGCAGCCGCTCAGTTTGGAATTTTTGGTGCATATGCGATTGCGCTTTTGCTCGGATTTTCTCCTTCAGAAGCAGGTGCTATTGCCATTATTGGTGGTGCCGACGGTCCTACTGCTATTTTCCTTTCATCTAAGCTGGCTCCTGAATTAATGGGTGCTATTGCTATTTCGGCATACTCTTATATGGCACTGGTTCCGGTAATTCAACCTCCTATTATGCGTTTGCTTACCAATAAACGCGAACGCTTAATCCGTATGAAACCACCGCGCAGTGTTTCGAAAGTCGAAAAAATCCTTTTCCCCATTATCGGAATGTTGCTGACAACGTTTATTGTTCCCTCTGGTCTACCCTTGCTGGGAATGTTGTTCTTTGGCAACCTGTTGAAAGAGAGCGGTGTAACCAAGCGTTTGGCTGATACTGCCAAAGGCCCGATGATTGATATTGTAACTATTCTTATCGGTCTTACCGTGGGGGCGTCAACACAGGCCACAACGTTCCTTACTACAAAATCAGTGGGTATTTTTGCACTGGGTGCAGCTTCTTTCGTTATTGCAACCACTGCTGGTGTATTATTTGTTAAAATATTCAATATTTTCCTGAAAGAAGGAAATAAAATCAATCCGCTTATCGGAAATTCAGGTGTATCGGCTGTGCCCGACAGTGCCCGTGTTTCGCAGATAGTGGGTCTTGAATATGATAAAACCAATCACCTGCTGATGCATGCAATGGGCCCCAATGTGGCCGGTGTGATTGGCAGTGCTGTTGCTGCTGGTATCCTCCTTGGATTCCTTTCGTAACCGAACAGTCTTTTTTTATACATTTGAAGCCGGAATGCAGTACCTGTGTTCCGGTTTCCATTTTTGGGAGAATAGATGACTGATACATTAATGATTCCTGGAATCCGGCATCTCATTTTTTTCTCAGATGCACGCTTTTAAATGAACAAAATCAATCAAAAATAAGCTCATGCTCATTATCGGAATTGCCGGAGGCTCTGGCTGCGGAAAGTCAACTGTTGTCAAACAGATCATTAAAAAACTCCCTAAAGATTCAGTTGCAGTTATTGCCCAGGACTCTTATTATAAGGATAACGGACATCTGAGTCCTGAAGATCGCGCTAAAATTAATTTCGACCATCCTTCATCCATCGAATTTAATTTACTGGTTAAGCATATTGATATGCTCAAAGAAGGGCAGACTGTGGGTATGCCCATCTATAGCTACCTTACTTGTGCCCGCGCCAAGGAAACGATTCCGGTACAACCGCGTGAAGTGGTGATTGTGGAAGGTATTTTAATCATGTCAAATCCGCGTTTGCGCGAACGGATGGACATTAAAGTTTTTGTCGATGCCGATGCCGACGACCGACTGATGCGCATTATCCGCCGCGATATAGAAGAACGTGGCCGATCATTTACCCAGGTGCTTGACCATTATGATAAATTTGTCAAACCTATGCACCTTCAGTTTATCGAACCTACCAAACGCTACGCAGATATTATTGTACCCCAGGGTGGTGCCAATCATGTGGCCATCGATATTCTTACATCCAGAATCAAGATGAACCTGAAGATGATTTAAACTGGTTTTTCTCTTGTTTTTTTTTGGGAATGGCGCAATAATTTGCCAGAATGGCATTTTATAATGCCATATTGTACTTTGTTCAAGACAAAATGACATCTGATATTTCAAATTATATCTATTTTTGTCGATGGAATGAAATTTGAGTATTTTGTTTTGAAAATAAAGTTTAACCCAAAACAAAAGGAGGTAAAACCATGTTACCGATCTTAAAAAACAGAGATTTCTTCCCCAGCATTGTGGATGAATTTTTTGGCCGGGACTTTTTGCCCGGTATGTTTGAATTCCAGACAGGAATCAATATGCCTTCGGTAAATATCGTTGAAGGTAAAGATGATTTCCGTATTGAGGTTGCCGCTCCTGGTTTGGATAAAAGCGATTTTAAAATCAACCTCGAAAATAATGTGCTCACCATTTCGTCTGAGAAAGAGGAAAAGAGCGAAAAGAAGGAAGAGCGCTATATGCGTCGCGAGTTCAGCTATGCATCTTTCCGCCGGTCATTCAGCCTGCCGGGAAGTGTAGATGCTGAAAAGATTTCGGCCAATCACAACAACGGGGTGTTGAGTATCACCATCCCCAAAAGAGAAGAAGCCAAAGTGAAACCAGCTAAGCAAATTGAGATCAAATAAGGCTGGCAACTTTCAGGTAAATTACGATTAACCCGGCACTAAGCATTTTTGAGTACCGGGTTTTATTGTGCTTATGCACCAGTGTTTAACTTAGAAACTGTTTGTTATACATTACCCCCCCATAATTTATTCACAATTCTAACCCATATAAGACTCTGTTTGCAGGTTTGCAAATGATATGATTATAATGGATGATATAACTCTCCGGGCAGGCAAGGAAACCATCTATAATGTTAATGAAAGTCTGGATAAATAAAAACGTATAGGTTCTAAATTTTATCAGAACACCCACGTTTATAATGCTGTTACAATCATTGGAAGCACGTGTCGGGGAACGTGTGTCAACAGTAGAAAAAGATTTAGCTTCGAAACTTCTTTAGATAGATTTCAGCAACTAACAATTATTAATCCAGTTGCATTTGTTGCTTGAATGCAGCGACTTATAACGGTTAATAATCTAAACCAAGGCCTCTATTTGCCATGTAAAACCGGCGGTGAACAAACAATACATAAGTTTATTACTTTTCGCTGTTTAAAGCTACACTTTTTAATTCATCCTCACTACATTTGTACCCTATGTATGCGGTTATTGATGTAGAAACCACCGGAGGGAGTTTTGTTAACGAAAGGTTGACAGAAATAGCTATTTATCTTCACGACGGCGAACGTATTGTTGACGAATACAGTACCCTGCTGAACCCTGAGCAGCCTATTCCTTATATGATTACCCGCATAACTGGCATCAGTAATGAGATGGTAGCCGATGCGCCACGCTTTTGTGAAGTGGCCCGTAAAATAGTTGAAATGACCGAAGGGGCTACTTTTGTAGGACACAATGCTTCGTTTGATTACAACTTTATCAGGCACGAGTTTAAACGGTTGGGTTACAATTATAAGCGACCCACCATTTGTACGGTTAAAATGAGTCGCGCACTTTTACCCGGGAAACAATCGTACAGCCTCGGAAAACTGTGCCAGGAGCTGGGTATAATGATTGAAAACCGTCACAGGGCGGCTGGTGATGCCTTGGCTACTACGCGTTTGCTGGAGCTTTTACTGCAAACCGACCGTTTGGCCATTGAAAAACAATCGGGCCTGGGGATTCCCGACATGGTGAAAGAAGTGCCGGAAGAAACCGGTGTATATTATCTGCACGATGCAGAAGGTAAGACCATATACATTGGCAAAAGCAACAATATGTATGAAAGGCTGGTGCAGCACTTTCGCAACAATGAAACGGTGAAAGCTGTTGAGATGCGCAGCCGTATAGCATCCATCAGTTATGAAATAACTGGCAGCGAATTGCTTGCGCTCCTTTTAGAATCTGATGAGATAAAGAAGCACAAGCCTTTGTATAACAGGGCTCAGCGAAGGTCGGTGTATGGATATGCTTTGTTTGAGTCAATGGATGAAAACGGATACCACAGATTATCTATCGGCCGTAATGTGAACAACCATCAGCCAATAACATCATTTACCACGCATGAGCATGCCCGAAAATATCTGTATGAAATGGTCGAGAAATTTGAGCTTTGCCAAAAACTCTGCGGCCTTTATGAAACAGATGGAGCCTGCTTTCATTACGGGATAAAACAGTGTCGTGGTGCCTGTATCGGTAAAGAGGCCCCTGAATCGTACAACCGGCGGGTTGAAGCTGCCATCAAACTATCGGGCTTTGTGCACACTGATTTTTATGCTGTTGAAATGGGGCGGCACGCTGAAGAATTGGCTGTTGTAAAGGTTTCAGATGGACGTTATGTAGGATTTGGCTATACCGACACCGCTTTTTCCGACCCTGCCAGCCTTGAAGCCTGTATTAAACCTTATCATGATAACCGTGATACCCGTCAGATTATCCGGAATTACCTGAAAAAAAACCCACGTACCAGAATCATAAGAGTTCACAACAATTTTTCCTGATTAAGATGTTAAGAAAGCTGAAAATGATGTGCCACGGTTTGTCGTTGGTACTGCTCCTGTTCGTAGCTGCATCCTGCGCTACAACAAAGGTTGAAAAACCGGCTGAGGCTTATCAGTCAGCCAGTCATGATCTGCAACCTTCATTGATAGGTTTTACTGCTGAAGCCCGGCTGAGCGATATACAAAGAACGCTGAATAGCCAGTTTAACGGATTGGTTTATGAAGACAACAGTCTGGATGATAACGGCGGTGACAATATGATGGTAAAAGCATGGAAACAGGGAGAGATAAAGCTCGCCATGAAGGACAATGTAATTATTTACCGTGTGCCATTAAAGTTGTGGATAAAAGCCGGTTTTAAGACGAAACAGCTGGGAATTACCCTGTCTGATTACCGTGAGGTGACCGGCGCCCTGGCCCTGATGTTCCGCACGTCCATAACCCTTAACCCCGATTGGTCAGTAAGTACCCGTACAGAAACCACGGGCTATGAATGGTTAACAGAACCGGTGATTAAAATAGCCGGAATAAACGTTCCGGTGAAGTTTGTGGCAGACCTTGTCTTGCAGAACAACATGAAAACCATGAGTGTAGCAATTGACGAGAGTATTAAAGATTATCTTAATCTGAAACCATATGCACTTGAAGCCTGGAAATCGCTCAATCAGCCCATTAGCCTAAGCAGCGACTACAAGCTCTGGTTAATGATTAAACCATCTGAATTCTATGCTTCGCCTATAACTTCATCCAACGGCATTATCCGGCACCAGAGTGGTGTAAAATCGGTAATTGAAGCATCAATGGGAGACAAACCAAAGATTATGGCTCCGGGACCTTTGCCCAATCTTATTATTAACAACCAACCCAGAAACGAAGTTATTGTCAATACATCAGTAGATGTGCCTTTTGTGGAAATTAACGCCCAGGCCGCAAAGTATGTCACAGGTCAAACATTTACACAAGGTAAGCGAAAGATAAAAGTGGAATCAGTGAACATTTATGGAAGCAACGGAAAACTGATCGCTGAAACCACACTCTCGGGAAGCCTCAACGGAACCCTTTATTTTTCGGGTATTCCTGCATTTAATGCACAGGATTCAACATTGTACATCAAAGACTTTGACTTTGACATATCAACAAAGAATTTTCTGGTAAAATCTGCTGCCTGGATATATCAGAGCGGATTCAGGAACATGATTGCCAAACAGATGGTATGGTCGTTGGCGCCTGAAATGAAAATGTTCAGCGCCGAAATTAACCGAAGCCTTAAATCTTACCGGCTTGCCGATGGAGTGGCCTTGAACGGAGAAGTTACCCGCATTGTTATCGGTGATATTTTGCTTACACAGGAAGGATTAAAGCCTTTTTTTAGTGCCGAAGGGAATCTTAAAGTCGTTTTTACCGGGTTTGGCGCCAGAAATTAAACCTGGTGCTTCCGAAAACTGATTTGGAATATGTGACTGATGATGAACCGAAGGTAAAAGTAGAAAATCCTGATATCAATAGAAAGATGAAGGACGTTTCCCTTCAAACAAAAACCCTGATCTGCTGATCAGGGTTTGCTCCGGATTTTGACCAAAAAAGGCGGAATATTGCCGGCGTTCTGAGATGACCATCTCCTGTCCGGCCTTGAGTTAATCGAGGGTTTTATCAATGAACATGTATCAGGTTGCCTGAACCGGAAATGCGGCTGTCAACGGAAGGATAGCCTGCATAATATATGCTTCCGCTTCCGCTTATGCGTGCATTCAGATATTCGGCCACACTTATTTCGGTATTGCCTGATCCACTGATGCTGATGTCAGCTGTTTCGCTCAGCAAATCAAAACTGTGAATATCTCCTGAGCCTGAAACCGTAAAGTTTTCTGTAATTGTTTCACCGGCAAGCCATATTTTACCACTTCCTGAAATAGAGGCACTAACCGAATTGGCAAGTACTTCTATATCAATAATTCCAGAACCTGATATGCTAACATATAAATCGTCCGTAACTATAGGGGTTTCGGCATAAAGATTTACTGAGCCTGAAAGCCTGATGTTGTTATACATGGCCGATGAGATGTAGATTTTAACAGGTTCATGATTTCCCAGTCCGGCACCGTTTTCAAGTCCGATATTCAGTTCGCTGCCTGATACATAAGTTTCTATGGCGTCGAGGATATTGGATTGTGCTTCAATGGTTAAATCGCGATAAGGACTTTGATAAACATAAACATCTGCCGGAATCGACACTGAAATGTCGCGATGAATGGGAACAACTCTGGTTTCACTTACAACAGGGCCTGTTCCGTGAATATTATGCCAGTTATCGCGTTCACATGATGAAAACAGCATGCTGACGATCAGCAGCGGAAGAAGGTAAAGTAGAGATTTTATCGTTTTCATATGGTCTGGTTTTGGAAGATGTGTCTTGTATGTTTGTTTTTTGGAATAAGAAAATTTCATGCCAAAAATTTTTCTTATTCCGGAAAACATTTTAACGATGCAAAAATGCTTCAAATTAATTTAGTTTGATAACAGAAGAAGATGAACCGTAATTTGGGAGTGATGAAAGGTGTTAAAATATGGTTGAACAGATTATCAGTGAATTAGTGGGCTGTATTATTTTAAGGCCGATAAATGAAAAAGCCTGTCTGATCAATCAGGCAGGCTTTAAAACATTTTAACGGAAAGTATATTACTTCACAAATTGCTCGGCATAATAGCGGGCTGTGAGTTTTTCGCCGGTAGCTTTTTCAATCATATCATTCCAGTAAAGGCTGGCACCGGGCATAAATACTTTTTGAGTCAGATATTTCCCAACTTCTTTGTTGCCGTAGAAACTCTGGTAACGAAAATCATCTGATTTCACAATGTTGGCTGTAATGTAATGATTTAACTGTGAAGCCAGCAATTCACCAAGCAGATAGTTGTGGTAATAACAAGGTGATGTAGCGATATGAATTTTGCTGGCCCAGTCCGGTTCATTTCTGCCTTCCGGACGTTTTATCATTTGATATTTTTCAACCAGGCTCCACCATAAGTCATTTAAATCCTGATCGGGATTTTCATACATTGATTTTTCGAACCGGTACATAACCTGTGCCCAACGACTGAAAGTAAGTTGCTCAAGACGCAGTACCCGGTATGTATCTTGTGCTATTCTTACCTTTTCAGTGCTGTCAATCAGGCCCATATCCTGCATCCACTGTGGATTTGAACCCATACGCCCAAACATCATGGCTATGGCTTCTGTCGTAAATGTATGAGCCGGGTTGCGCAAACTGAAAGGAAGGTTTCTGTCGATGTACTTATCATAAACTCCATGCCCAAATTCGTGCATCATGGTGTTCATCCAACTGTAATTGGGCTTAATGTTGCACAAAATCCTTACATCTCCGGCATTGTCGATGTCTATACAATAGGCATGCTGATTTTTGCCCGGCTTTTCATATAAATCGCTGTTGGCCAGCATATCAGTAATGTCAAGTCCTATACTTGAATAGTAATTGGTGGTAAGTTCTTCAATATTTTGGTTACCATAATATTTATCAAGATCAACACTGTAAATGGACGGTGCTTCCTGGAAAAAGCGGTTCTGATAATGCCAGGGCATCAGTTGGTCTTTGTTGATTTTGAGCCTGTTGGCCAGATATGTATCGATTTCGTCCTTTAATCCGGCAAAAGCGTCGCGGGTGAGGTTGTCAAGTTCGTCAAACAAGCTGCTGATGTCGTCAGGATTTTGCTCACTCAGCTCCAGACTCATGGCATGGTAGTTTTTAAAGCCAAGCTCCTGTGCTATCTGGTTCCTGACTTTTACCAATGCAATAATATCTGCTGAAACAACCTGCCCGATTTTTTTATGACCTTCCCACGCACTCTGCAGTTCGGCACTGTTGGTTGATGTTTTCAGTAACTCTTCC
This region of Lentimicrobiaceae bacterium genomic DNA includes:
- a CDS encoding biotin/lipoyl-binding protein is translated as MKKFKFTINGNVYEVDIQSIEDNIAEIEVNGTTYQVEVDKMVQSTKTPKLVRSVSVPSTDSEPSIAKTSSPATPKGTGSIKSPLPGVILDLHVREGDAVKVGQKLITLEAMKMENNINADKEGKVVSLKVHKGDSVMEGDVLIVIGD
- a CDS encoding sodium ion-translocating decarboxylase subunit beta codes for the protein MEHSGNFLTFILEHLQQFFSYTAFANVTAGHLIMIGVGLIFIYLAIAKEYEPMLLIPIGFGILVGNIAFMPGLKIGIYESGSVLNYLYFGVLQGVYPPLIFLGIGAMTDFSALISNPKLMLIGAAAQFGIFGAYAIALLLGFSPSEAGAIAIIGGADGPTAIFLSSKLAPELMGAIAISAYSYMALVPVIQPPIMRLLTNKRERLIRMKPPRSVSKVEKILFPIIGMLLTTFIVPSGLPLLGMLFFGNLLKESGVTKRLADTAKGPMIDIVTILIGLTVGASTQATTFLTTKSVGIFALGAASFVIATTAGVLFVKIFNIFLKEGNKINPLIGNSGVSAVPDSARVSQIVGLEYDKTNHLLMHAMGPNVAGVIGSAVAAGILLGFLS
- the udk gene encoding uridine kinase, which translates into the protein MLIIGIAGGSGCGKSTVVKQIIKKLPKDSVAVIAQDSYYKDNGHLSPEDRAKINFDHPSSIEFNLLVKHIDMLKEGQTVGMPIYSYLTCARAKETIPVQPREVVIVEGILIMSNPRLRERMDIKVFVDADADDRLMRIIRRDIEERGRSFTQVLDHYDKFVKPMHLQFIEPTKRYADIIVPQGGANHVAIDILTSRIKMNLKMI
- a CDS encoding Hsp20/alpha crystallin family protein, producing the protein MLPILKNRDFFPSIVDEFFGRDFLPGMFEFQTGINMPSVNIVEGKDDFRIEVAAPGLDKSDFKINLENNVLTISSEKEEKSEKKEERYMRREFSYASFRRSFSLPGSVDAEKISANHNNGVLSITIPKREEAKVKPAKQIEIK
- a CDS encoding GIY-YIG nuclease family protein, whose product is MYAVIDVETTGGSFVNERLTEIAIYLHDGERIVDEYSTLLNPEQPIPYMITRITGISNEMVADAPRFCEVARKIVEMTEGATFVGHNASFDYNFIRHEFKRLGYNYKRPTICTVKMSRALLPGKQSYSLGKLCQELGIMIENRHRAAGDALATTRLLELLLQTDRLAIEKQSGLGIPDMVKEVPEETGVYYLHDAEGKTIYIGKSNNMYERLVQHFRNNETVKAVEMRSRIASISYEITGSELLALLLESDEIKKHKPLYNRAQRRSVYGYALFESMDENGYHRLSIGRNVNNHQPITSFTTHEHARKYLYEMVEKFELCQKLCGLYETDGACFHYGIKQCRGACIGKEAPESYNRRVEAAIKLSGFVHTDFYAVEMGRHAEELAVVKVSDGRYVGFGYTDTAFSDPASLEACIKPYHDNRDTRQIIRNYLKKNPRTRIIRVHNNFS
- a CDS encoding DUF4403 family protein, whose product is MMCHGLSLVLLLFVAASCATTKVEKPAEAYQSASHDLQPSLIGFTAEARLSDIQRTLNSQFNGLVYEDNSLDDNGGDNMMVKAWKQGEIKLAMKDNVIIYRVPLKLWIKAGFKTKQLGITLSDYREVTGALALMFRTSITLNPDWSVSTRTETTGYEWLTEPVIKIAGINVPVKFVADLVLQNNMKTMSVAIDESIKDYLNLKPYALEAWKSLNQPISLSSDYKLWLMIKPSEFYASPITSSNGIIRHQSGVKSVIEASMGDKPKIMAPGPLPNLIINNQPRNEVIVNTSVDVPFVEINAQAAKYVTGQTFTQGKRKIKVESVNIYGSNGKLIAETTLSGSLNGTLYFSGIPAFNAQDSTLYIKDFDFDISTKNFLVKSAAWIYQSGFRNMIAKQMVWSLAPEMKMFSAEINRSLKSYRLADGVALNGEVTRIVIGDILLTQEGLKPFFSAEGNLKVVFTGFGARN
- a CDS encoding DUF2807 domain-containing protein, whose protein sequence is MKTIKSLLYLLPLLIVSMLFSSCERDNWHNIHGTGPVVSETRVVPIHRDISVSIPADVYVYQSPYRDLTIEAQSNILDAIETYVSGSELNIGLENGAGLGNHEPVKIYISSAMYNNIRLSGSVNLYAETPIVTDDLYVSISGSGIIDIEVLANSVSASISGSGKIWLAGETITENFTVSGSGDIHSFDLLSETADISISGSGNTEISVAEYLNARISGSGSIYYAGYPSVDSRISGSGNLIHVH
- a CDS encoding M2 family metallopeptidase produces the protein MKRTLNLLLPLLSLLLIAGGCSNKKEKMEQELKQFIADWEARVEPLQRDAYIAYWNASISGNDEDYAKSEQLQFQLNSIYTSKEDFALLKKIKESEAVTDTMLKRQLDVLYTAYLSNQIDTTLLAKRIKMEVEIEKKYSNFRADVNGRQLSDNDVEELLKTSTNSAELQSAWEGHKKIGQVVSADIIALVKVRNQIAQELGFKNYHAMSLELSEQNPDDISSLFDELDNLTRDAFAGLKDEIDTYLANRLKINKDQLMPWHYQNRFFQEAPSIYSVDLDKYYGNQNIEELTTNYYSSIGLDITDMLANSDLYEKPGKNQHAYCIDIDNAGDVRILCNIKPNYSWMNTMMHEFGHGVYDKYIDRNLPFSLRNPAHTFTTEAIAMMFGRMGSNPQWMQDMGLIDSTEKVRIAQDTYRVLRLEQLTFSRWAQVMYRFEKSMYENPDQDLNDLWWSLVEKYQMIKRPEGRNEPDWASKIHIATSPCYYHNYLLGELLASQLNHYITANIVKSDDFRYQSFYGNKEVGKYLTQKVFMPGASLYWNDMIEKATGEKLTARYYAEQFVK